In Burkholderia contaminans, the following proteins share a genomic window:
- a CDS encoding L-serine ammonia-lyase: protein MAVSVFDLFKIGIGPSSSHTVGPMRAALMFVQGLERDGQLDATAHVKVELYGSLGATGKGHGTDRGVMLGLLGDAPDTVDPDTIDARLEDVRKSKQLALLGTHPVPFVLKENIAFYRQALPEHPNGMKLRASDASGNVLVERTYLSVGGGFVVTAGAPNTKVLSAAEQMTHPFRTGAELLALTESTGKSIAQLMWENERAWHTEEETRDGLLKIWAVMQSCVSRGCGIGNPDADGNLPGPFQVKRRAPQLYRTLTGSPERALQDPLSMIDWINLYAIAVNEENAAGGRVVTAPTNGAAGIIPAVLHYYTRFTPGANEQGVIDFLLTAAAIGILYKLNASISGAEVGCQGEVGVACSMAAGALAAVLGGTPQQVENAAEIGMEHNLGLTCDPVGGMVQIPCIERNAMASVKAVNAARMALRGDGSHYVSLDSVIKTMRETGADMKTKYKETSRGGLAVNIVEC, encoded by the coding sequence ATGGCAGTCAGCGTCTTTGACCTCTTCAAGATCGGTATCGGTCCGTCCAGCTCGCATACGGTCGGGCCGATGCGCGCGGCGCTGATGTTCGTCCAGGGCCTCGAGCGTGACGGGCAACTCGACGCCACGGCCCACGTGAAGGTCGAGCTGTACGGCTCGCTCGGCGCGACCGGCAAGGGCCACGGCACCGATCGCGGCGTGATGCTCGGCCTGCTCGGCGACGCGCCCGACACCGTCGATCCGGACACGATCGACGCGCGGCTGGAAGACGTCCGCAAATCGAAGCAGCTCGCGCTGCTCGGCACGCATCCGGTGCCGTTCGTGCTGAAGGAGAACATCGCGTTCTACCGCCAGGCGCTGCCCGAGCACCCGAACGGCATGAAACTGCGTGCGTCCGACGCGAGCGGCAACGTGCTGGTCGAGCGCACCTACCTGTCGGTCGGCGGCGGCTTCGTCGTGACGGCCGGCGCACCGAACACGAAGGTGCTGAGCGCGGCCGAGCAGATGACCCACCCGTTCCGCACCGGTGCCGAGCTGCTCGCGCTGACCGAGTCGACCGGCAAGTCGATCGCGCAGCTGATGTGGGAAAACGAGCGCGCGTGGCACACCGAGGAAGAGACGCGCGACGGCCTGCTGAAGATCTGGGCCGTGATGCAGTCGTGCGTGTCGCGCGGCTGCGGAATCGGCAACCCGGACGCCGACGGCAACCTGCCCGGCCCGTTCCAGGTCAAGCGCCGCGCGCCGCAGCTGTACCGCACGCTGACGGGCAGCCCGGAGCGCGCGCTGCAGGACCCGCTGTCGATGATCGACTGGATCAACCTGTACGCGATCGCGGTCAACGAGGAAAACGCGGCCGGCGGCCGCGTCGTCACCGCGCCGACCAACGGCGCGGCCGGCATCATCCCGGCCGTGCTGCACTACTACACGCGCTTCACGCCCGGCGCGAACGAACAGGGCGTGATCGACTTCCTGCTGACGGCTGCCGCGATCGGCATTCTTTACAAGCTGAATGCGTCGATCTCCGGTGCGGAAGTCGGCTGCCAGGGCGAAGTGGGCGTCGCGTGCTCGATGGCGGCCGGCGCGCTTGCGGCCGTGCTCGGCGGCACGCCGCAACAGGTCGAGAACGCGGCCGAAATCGGCATGGAACACAACCTCGGCCTCACCTGCGACCCGGTCGGCGGGATGGTGCAGATCCCGTGCATCGAGCGCAACGCGATGGCGTCGGTGAAGGCGGTCAACGCCGCGCGCATGGCATTGCGCGGCGACGGCTCGCACTACGTGTCGCTCGACTCCGTGATCAAGACGATGCGCGAGACGGGCGCCGACATGAAGACGAAGTACAAGGAAACGTCGCGCGGCGGGCTGGCGGTGAATATCGTCGAGTGCTGA